In Candidatus Cohnella colombiensis, one DNA window encodes the following:
- a CDS encoding PspC domain-containing protein, whose amino-acid sequence MRKLFRSTHDRKLSGVCGGIAEYFGLDSTLVRILLVIIAVFSAGSVIIVYIIAAIIIPRDPYQGGGYPPAGRPTPPPFNSYNPNQYGGQGTTQQTPPVTNYAAPPTSSRNPQGIDAMMEDIEKKAMKREIEELKQRLNKFERDSRGE is encoded by the coding sequence ATGCGAAAGCTATTTCGATCCACACATGATCGTAAGTTATCAGGTGTGTGTGGTGGAATTGCAGAATATTTTGGACTAGATTCAACACTAGTGCGTATTCTACTCGTTATCATCGCAGTGTTTTCCGCGGGATCGGTGATTATCGTTTATATCATCGCTGCTATAATCATACCGCGAGATCCTTATCAAGGAGGTGGATATCCTCCTGCTGGCAGACCTACACCGCCACCGTTTAACTCCTATAACCCGAATCAATACGGTGGACAAGGAACAACTCAGCAGACTCCTCCTGTTACTAACTATGCTGCACCGCCTACGAGTAGTAGGAACCCGCAAGGGATAGATGCAATGATGGAGGACATCGAGAAAAAAGCAATGAAGCGGGAAATTGAAGAATTGAAACAAAGACTAAATAAATTCGAGAGAGACTCGAGAGGAGAATGA
- a CDS encoding PspA/IM30 family protein encodes MGVFQRMKDLTKASVHDLLDKLEDPVVMLNQYLRDMEIEIHDAEVTVAKQMAAERRLKQRLDEALRIGVEREGQAEHALRSGNEDLARKLLEDKVHADRQVEELSGFYSQANAQVSELTSQLHEMKEEYYKLRSKRNELAARAQMATARKQMSKISSLHSIESGNASRGFHRMEEKIMQLEAEAEVAGLPGAPFRSTAINTDPEKAFLIDQQLEALKERVTLNLDKQ; translated from the coding sequence ATGGGAGTATTTCAACGTATGAAAGATTTAACGAAGGCGTCGGTACATGATTTGTTAGACAAACTTGAGGATCCAGTTGTGATGTTGAATCAATATCTTCGTGACATGGAAATTGAGATTCATGATGCAGAAGTAACTGTAGCTAAGCAGATGGCCGCAGAACGCCGTTTGAAGCAACGTTTGGATGAAGCATTACGAATTGGCGTTGAAAGAGAAGGACAGGCTGAACATGCACTGCGCAGTGGGAATGAAGACTTGGCTCGTAAGCTGTTAGAAGACAAAGTACACGCAGACCGTCAAGTTGAAGAGCTATCAGGCTTCTACAGTCAAGCTAATGCCCAAGTAAGTGAGTTAACTTCACAGTTGCATGAGATGAAGGAAGAATATTACAAGCTGAGAAGTAAGCGTAATGAGCTTGCAGCCAGAGCTCAGATGGCTACAGCACGTAAGCAGATGTCGAAGATCAGTTCGTTGCATTCGATTGAAAGTGGCAATGCATCGCGCGGATTCCATCGCATGGAAGAGAAGATTATGCAGCTCGAAGCTGAAGCAGAAGTGGCAGGCTTGCCAGGCGCACCTTTCCGTTCTACTGCGATCAACACAGATCCAGAAAAAGCATTTCTAATTGATCAGCAACTTGAAGCGTTGAAGGAACGAGTTACGCTAAACTTAGATAAACAATAA
- the liaF gene encoding cell wall-active antibiotics response protein LiaF, producing the protein MKVSNHALLFITAGIYLALGAVAGYSTINAMLLLFLGIYRFRWDRSRFSVVLIAISLLILILNQLLFVALILLISLGTYYYRARPPVAGTYVNKHQLLLNLHLDEQSWLLHSMSFWHVLGEIRMDLTMAIPEEKETTIILQGIVGDVDIIVPDDYGIQVEASVLLGQIGLKQKKESGVLHRYSWKSPDYEQSEYRLKLQLLYLVGDIKIRSI; encoded by the coding sequence ATGAAAGTATCCAATCATGCCCTTTTATTTATAACAGCTGGAATATACTTAGCGCTTGGAGCTGTGGCGGGTTACTCCACAATAAATGCGATGTTGCTTTTATTTCTTGGCATCTATCGGTTTCGTTGGGATCGCTCTCGCTTTTCTGTCGTTTTAATTGCAATTAGTTTACTCATCTTAATTTTGAACCAATTGTTATTTGTCGCACTAATCTTGCTCATTTCACTAGGCACATACTATTATCGCGCTCGGCCGCCAGTTGCCGGCACATATGTTAACAAGCATCAACTGCTACTTAACCTCCATCTGGATGAACAGTCCTGGCTGCTCCATTCTATGAGCTTTTGGCATGTGCTTGGTGAAATTCGCATGGATTTGACAATGGCGATACCAGAAGAGAAGGAAACGACAATTATTTTGCAAGGGATCGTCGGAGATGTTGATATCATTGTTCCTGATGACTATGGCATACAAGTCGAAGCATCCGTCTTGCTAGGGCAAATAGGCTTGAAGCAGAAGAAGGAAAGCGGTGTGCTCCATCGATACTCCTGGAAATCTCCTGATTATGAGCAAAGCGAATACCGTCTGAAACTTCAATTGTTATATCTCGTAGGAGATATTAAGATTCGATCCATTTAA
- a CDS encoding sensor histidine kinase, giving the protein MESRKMTNMLWRHMGETILYSLCLGVLIVYLLKVQGFAAPFSDWKSTVIFALYAIGVLSIAGATFGFIRGYPIRHRLELLRDTITLIDKGNPSPVLPNLGNDEIGQLGDQLSKLGRKWGEQVNSLQRLSTHNAELATQAKMSAVVEERQRLARELHDAVSQQLFAISMTATAVGRTLDHDFERARRQIELIEEMAAAAQSEMRALLLHLRPVHLEGKRLAEAIPELIEEMQGRVQMQIGLDMDEDLYLNKGMENQLFRIVQEALSNALRHAKASRMDIILQRKEDTLRLSIRDNGVGFDPLQKKHSSYGMTNMEERVTELGGSFNITSAPGKGTRIEIRVPIIGEGG; this is encoded by the coding sequence ATGGAATCTCGTAAAATGACGAATATGTTATGGCGGCATATGGGGGAAACCATCCTATACTCCCTCTGTCTCGGTGTTCTGATCGTTTACTTACTTAAGGTTCAAGGATTTGCCGCTCCGTTTAGTGACTGGAAGTCAACAGTGATATTTGCACTTTATGCAATTGGTGTACTTAGTATAGCAGGTGCAACTTTCGGGTTTATAAGGGGATATCCTATTCGTCATCGACTGGAGCTACTTCGGGACACGATAACACTAATTGATAAAGGAAATCCAAGTCCAGTCTTACCTAATCTAGGCAATGATGAAATCGGACAATTAGGTGATCAACTGAGCAAGCTTGGACGCAAATGGGGAGAACAAGTAAACTCGCTTCAGCGGTTATCTACTCATAATGCAGAGCTAGCTACACAAGCAAAAATGAGCGCGGTTGTGGAGGAGCGTCAACGTTTAGCAAGGGAGCTACATGATGCGGTTAGTCAGCAACTATTCGCAATCTCAATGACAGCCACAGCTGTAGGTCGGACGTTGGATCATGATTTTGAACGTGCGCGTCGTCAGATTGAATTGATTGAGGAGATGGCAGCGGCTGCACAATCTGAGATGAGGGCATTACTGCTTCATCTGAGACCCGTTCACCTCGAAGGAAAGCGACTGGCTGAAGCCATTCCGGAGCTGATTGAAGAAATGCAGGGTCGTGTTCAGATGCAGATCGGCTTGGATATGGATGAGGATCTGTATTTAAATAAAGGAATGGAAAATCAGCTTTTCCGAATTGTTCAAGAAGCGCTATCTAATGCACTACGTCATGCTAAAGCGTCTAGAATGGATATTATTTTACAAAGAAAAGAAGATACGTTGCGCTTAAGCATAAGAGATAATGGAGTAGGCTTTGATCCTTTGCAGAAGAAGCATTCATCATACGGAATGACGAACATGGAAGAACGCGTAACCGAATTAGGCGGATCTTTCAATATTACAAGTGCACCTGGAAAAGGTACAAGGATTGAAATAAGAGTACCGATAATCGGAGAAGGCGGTTGA
- a CDS encoding response regulator transcription factor, producing the protein MADIRVLLVDDHEMVRIGLAAVLSTEEGIEVIGEAGNGMDGLRLAQEYIPDVVLMDLVMEPMDGIETTKRLMEQQPSCKVIVLTSFLDDEKMYPVIEAGAFSYLLKTSRAGEIADAIRAAARGQSVLESQVASKMMSRFRKPLQDASLPHEELTEREMEVLKLIALGKSNQEVADDLFIGIKTVKYHLTNLFSKLGVEDRTQAAIYAHRHGLAE; encoded by the coding sequence ATGGCGGATATTCGAGTATTGCTAGTAGATGATCATGAGATGGTACGGATTGGATTGGCGGCTGTGCTCTCCACTGAGGAAGGGATCGAAGTCATTGGTGAAGCAGGGAATGGAATGGATGGCCTCCGTCTAGCACAGGAGTACATACCTGATGTTGTCTTAATGGATTTAGTCATGGAGCCAATGGACGGAATCGAGACGACAAAGCGTTTGATGGAGCAACAGCCGAGCTGCAAGGTTATTGTCCTGACAAGCTTTTTGGATGATGAGAAGATGTATCCTGTTATCGAAGCGGGTGCGTTCAGTTACTTGCTCAAGACATCGCGTGCGGGTGAAATTGCAGATGCGATTCGTGCAGCAGCTCGCGGGCAATCTGTATTAGAATCGCAAGTGGCGTCTAAGATGATGAGTCGATTTAGAAAGCCACTGCAGGATGCATCTTTGCCACACGAAGAATTGACAGAGCGCGAGATGGAAGTATTAAAGCTGATTGCGCTTGGGAAGTCTAATCAGGAAGTAGCAGATGATCTGTTTATCGGGATTAAGACGGTCAAGTATCATTTAACTAACTTATTTAGTAAGCTTGGAGTTGAAGACCGTACGCAAGCTGCAATTTATGCGCATCGACATGGACTTGCAGAATAA
- the zwf gene encoding glucose-6-phosphate dehydrogenase → MTNNTHEPISAQEAVYFIFGATGDLAKRKLFPALYSLYREGKLGEKFAVVGLARRPRTKEQFQDDVHQSILEFCRYKPTELDNWEGFVSHFSYQSLDIANVEGFRTLKDHTEALEVQYQIPGNRLFYLALAPELFGSVSRSLRDGGMLESAGWHRLVIEKPFGYNYPSAEKLNEEIRQVFREEEVFRIDHYLGKEMVQNIEAIRFANSFFEPLWNNKHIANVQITLAETVGVEDRGAYYNKSGALRDMVQNHMLQMLTMIAMEPPSRLDAEDIRDEKVKVLRSIRKLRSGEEIRNNIIRGQYAQGTSRGKELKGYREEESVDPESTTETFFGARLFVDNFRWAGVPFYVRTGKRLPVKSTEIVIEFNNVPNHVHFASKQKLLPNLLVIRVNPMEGIYIKMNAKKPGNEMTIQPIAMEFCQSCQVGINTPEAYERLIYDAARGDSTYFTRWDELAVAWRLVDPFAEAWREDESDLQFYAAGSWGPQKVDDLLSEDGYHWWPVNGQDEDNVIWVSNSGK, encoded by the coding sequence ATGACGAACAATACCCATGAACCTATTTCCGCTCAAGAAGCGGTCTATTTCATTTTTGGAGCTACAGGTGATCTTGCAAAACGCAAGCTTTTTCCTGCGTTGTATAGCCTATATCGTGAAGGGAAGCTTGGAGAGAAATTTGCAGTTGTCGGTTTAGCTCGACGTCCGCGCACGAAGGAACAATTTCAGGATGATGTTCATCAATCTATTTTAGAATTTTGTAGATATAAACCAACAGAGCTTGATAATTGGGAAGGCTTCGTGTCTCATTTCAGTTATCAATCACTGGATATTGCGAATGTGGAAGGTTTCCGCACGCTGAAGGATCATACTGAAGCACTAGAAGTGCAATATCAAATTCCAGGTAACCGTCTCTTTTACTTAGCATTAGCGCCTGAGCTATTCGGCAGTGTGTCCCGTAGTCTTCGTGATGGAGGGATGCTTGAAAGTGCTGGTTGGCACAGACTCGTTATTGAGAAACCATTTGGTTACAATTATCCTTCTGCAGAGAAGTTGAATGAAGAGATTCGTCAAGTTTTCCGTGAGGAAGAAGTATTCCGGATTGACCACTATCTGGGCAAAGAAATGGTGCAAAATATTGAAGCGATTCGTTTTGCAAATTCGTTCTTTGAGCCATTGTGGAACAACAAGCATATAGCTAACGTTCAAATTACACTTGCAGAAACAGTCGGTGTTGAAGATCGTGGTGCTTATTATAATAAGTCAGGCGCACTGCGTGATATGGTACAAAACCATATGCTACAGATGCTGACGATGATTGCAATGGAGCCGCCAAGCCGTCTTGACGCTGAAGATATTCGCGATGAGAAGGTTAAGGTGTTGCGTTCGATTCGCAAGTTAAGATCCGGGGAAGAAATCCGTAACAATATTATTCGTGGGCAATATGCACAAGGTACTAGTAGGGGTAAGGAGTTAAAAGGCTATCGTGAGGAAGAGTCTGTCGATCCTGAATCGACAACTGAAACTTTCTTTGGAGCACGATTGTTTGTCGACAATTTCCGCTGGGCGGGGGTACCCTTTTATGTGCGCACAGGTAAGCGACTTCCTGTTAAATCGACCGAGATCGTCATTGAATTTAACAACGTCCCAAATCATGTACACTTCGCAAGCAAACAAAAGCTACTGCCTAATTTGCTCGTCATTCGCGTAAATCCGATGGAGGGCATTTACATCAAGATGAATGCCAAGAAGCCGGGCAATGAAATGACGATTCAACCGATTGCAATGGAGTTTTGCCAAAGCTGTCAAGTAGGGATTAACACTCCTGAAGCTTATGAGCGATTGATCTATGATGCTGCACGCGGAGATTCAACCTACTTTACACGTTGGGATGAGCTTGCAGTTGCATGGAGACTCGTAGATCCATTTGCAGAAGCATGGCGTGAGGATGAAAGTGACTTACAATTTTATGCTGCTGGATCGTGGGGTCCACAGAAGGTGGATGACCTGTTAAGCGAGGATGGATATCACTGGTGGCCGGTCAACGGTCAAGACGAAGATAATGTGATCTGGGTGTCTAACTCTGGAAAATAA
- a CDS encoding cyclase family protein → MSRIYDISMTIEESMQVWKSYAQKKPSITNVQNHEEGKPHESLLTINTHTGTHVDAPLHMIAGGATIETISLERLVGPARVLDLTHVKGSITKEDLVPFAIQSGERLLFKTSSSFTEDFDLEFPFLREDGAHYLADIGVGLVATDALGIERAQAEYPTHRTLMSNDVIIVEGLRLKDVTAGNYTLVIAPLKLTGIDAAPARALLIGD, encoded by the coding sequence ATGTCACGGATTTATGATATCAGCATGACAATTGAGGAAAGCATGCAAGTGTGGAAGAGCTATGCGCAGAAGAAGCCTTCCATCACCAATGTCCAAAATCATGAAGAAGGCAAACCTCATGAGAGCTTGCTTACCATCAATACACATACAGGTACGCATGTAGATGCGCCATTGCATATGATCGCTGGCGGAGCGACAATTGAGACGATTTCGCTCGAACGACTAGTGGGTCCGGCACGAGTGCTCGATTTAACACACGTGAAAGGATCAATTACGAAGGAAGATCTTGTTCCATTTGCAATTCAAAGTGGTGAGCGTTTATTATTCAAAACATCAAGCTCGTTCACAGAGGATTTCGACTTGGAGTTTCCTTTCCTTCGTGAAGACGGTGCGCATTATCTTGCAGATATCGGTGTAGGATTAGTAGCTACCGATGCACTTGGTATTGAGCGTGCCCAAGCAGAGTATCCTACTCATCGTACTTTGATGAGCAATGATGTAATTATTGTTGAAGGGTTGCGACTCAAAGATGTGACGGCGGGGAATTACACACTAGTCATCGCTCCACTGAAACTGACAGGCATCGATGCTGCACCAGCAAGAGCGTTGCTAATCGGCGATTAA
- a CDS encoding DUF1128 domain-containing protein: MNLNTVSQENVEYMIETIKTKLRMATGAAMQASSFSTSNYEDIKDIFEMINSKDRFSISEVEAIVSELGRLRN, translated from the coding sequence ATGAACTTAAATACAGTCTCGCAAGAAAATGTCGAATATATGATTGAAACAATAAAAACTAAGCTTCGAATGGCTACAGGCGCAGCAATGCAAGCTTCTAGCTTCTCAACTAGCAACTATGAGGACATTAAAGACATCTTCGAAATGATTAACTCCAAAGACCGCTTCAGCATTAGTGAGGTAGAAGCAATCGTATCTGAGCTCGGTCGCCTTCGCAATTAA
- the yyaC gene encoding spore protease YyaC, with translation MLTVNSHNRKQRVDLTGLTSFVNTIASLHPMNELTFLCIGTDRSTGDSLGPWVGTLLEQRGFTNVIGTLKNPCDAHRLPQWVESIKEETIVVAIDACLGRPESVGMFLTSEGPIFPGQSVTKGLPPVGNYSIAAIVNETGPKPYNTLQTTSLYEVMNRATEIADVITEQFKRG, from the coding sequence ATGCTGACAGTAAATTCGCACAATCGAAAACAAAGAGTTGATCTCACTGGATTAACTAGCTTCGTCAATACAATTGCTTCTTTGCATCCTATGAACGAGTTAACCTTTTTATGTATTGGAACAGATCGTTCTACGGGCGACAGCTTAGGTCCGTGGGTAGGAACGTTACTAGAGCAACGAGGGTTTACTAATGTGATAGGTACATTGAAAAATCCATGTGATGCGCATCGATTGCCACAATGGGTTGAAAGTATTAAAGAGGAGACAATCGTCGTTGCTATTGACGCATGCTTAGGACGTCCTGAATCGGTGGGTATGTTTTTAACTTCTGAAGGTCCAATATTTCCTGGGCAATCAGTTACGAAGGGTTTGCCCCCAGTAGGCAATTATAGTATCGCTGCCATTGTGAATGAAACGGGTCCAAAACCTTATAATACGTTGCAGACGACATCGCTATATGAAGTCATGAATAGGGCAACGGAGATTGCAGATGTTATTACGGAACAATTCAAACGTGGATAA
- a CDS encoding alpha/beta hydrolase, giving the protein MMFYKDTGSGLPIVLLHGYCGSHKYWDEVVPQLARNYRVITMDLPGHGQSAPSNMGYSMEQLAEQIIQLLDQLGLQQVYLFGHSLGGYISLALVERYADRLLGLGLIHSTSYPDSDAAKENRLKAVASIEKEGIVPFVNGLIPKLFASDNHQAVRESMEKAIEIGYGTSVDGAIGCALGMRERRDRKDVLERIQMPTLLLAGALDEVIAEDRRFPVSGPTVTAVTLENVGHMGMMESPDAFVNGIVNYLGESR; this is encoded by the coding sequence ATGATGTTTTATAAAGACACAGGCAGTGGGTTACCGATCGTATTGCTTCATGGTTATTGTGGAAGTCATAAGTATTGGGATGAGGTTGTCCCGCAATTAGCTAGAAATTATCGTGTCATTACAATGGATTTGCCAGGACATGGGCAATCGGCGCCGAGCAATATGGGTTATTCAATGGAACAGCTAGCTGAACAGATCATACAGCTACTAGATCAATTAGGTTTGCAACAAGTGTACTTATTTGGTCATTCATTAGGGGGTTACATTTCGTTGGCTTTAGTGGAGCGCTATGCTGATCGACTATTAGGATTGGGCTTAATCCATTCTACATCGTATCCGGATAGTGATGCAGCGAAGGAGAATAGACTGAAAGCAGTCGCATCGATTGAGAAGGAAGGAATTGTCCCATTCGTGAATGGACTGATTCCTAAGCTGTTCGCGTCAGACAATCATCAAGCTGTTCGCGAATCGATGGAGAAAGCGATAGAAATCGGTTATGGGACATCTGTGGACGGAGCGATCGGCTGTGCCCTTGGAATGAGAGAGCGTCGTGATCGAAAGGATGTATTGGAGCGAATTCAAATGCCAACGTTGCTGCTTGCAGGTGCACTTGATGAGGTAATCGCTGAAGATCGAAGATTTCCAGTCTCCGGACCGACGGTTACCGCTGTTACCCTTGAGAATGTGGGCCACATGGGAATGATGGAATCTCCTGATGCGTTTGTAAATGGGATTGTGAATTACTTGGGAGAGAGCAGGTGA
- a CDS encoding SAM-dependent methyltransferase — protein sequence MEWEAFLEQLASGQQLLQASFSNPRRKDNGTARKLTIRPIKLKDGLGFQCERIDLNKAYHENITPHELNDKLKFEMSQYKQALFKTEEADVQVLSNKKGALTLLMHTPTMKANDAMQEHNRSKAYVLPEGDPVPFLIELGVMSADGRVLKAKYDKFRQINRFLEMVSDVLADLPKDKELTVVDFGCGKSYLTFALYHLLAIKERIPVRIIGLDLKKDVIETCAQLAKQLKWDKLSFAVGDISDYKGHDEVDLVVTLHACDTATDAALLKAIHWNASVILSVPCCQHELFRQISQPALKPLLKHGLLKERFTALVTDAARANLLEIAGYRTQLLEFIDLEHTPKNMLIRAVRGSGSASNTEQVKQEYEAFKSWLNISPFMEQGIKL from the coding sequence ATGGAATGGGAAGCTTTTTTAGAACAACTCGCTTCAGGGCAACAGCTTTTGCAAGCGTCTTTCAGTAATCCGCGTCGTAAAGATAACGGTACTGCGCGAAAACTCACTATTCGGCCTATAAAATTGAAAGATGGGTTGGGCTTTCAATGTGAACGGATAGATTTGAATAAAGCCTATCATGAGAACATCACACCTCATGAGCTGAATGATAAGCTTAAGTTCGAGATGTCACAATATAAACAAGCGCTATTCAAGACTGAAGAGGCTGACGTTCAAGTGCTTTCGAATAAGAAAGGAGCTTTGACGCTCCTTATGCATACACCGACGATGAAAGCGAACGATGCAATGCAAGAACACAATCGGAGCAAAGCCTATGTACTCCCAGAAGGTGATCCGGTGCCTTTCCTCATCGAGCTTGGTGTAATGTCAGCCGATGGGCGAGTACTTAAAGCGAAGTATGATAAATTTCGTCAAATCAATCGTTTTTTAGAGATGGTAAGCGATGTGCTTGCAGACCTGCCAAAGGACAAGGAGCTTACCGTTGTCGATTTCGGTTGTGGGAAATCTTATTTGACGTTTGCGCTGTATCACTTACTCGCTATTAAAGAGCGCATACCAGTTCGAATTATCGGCTTAGACTTGAAAAAGGATGTCATCGAGACATGTGCGCAGTTAGCCAAGCAGTTGAAATGGGACAAGCTCAGTTTTGCGGTAGGTGATATTTCGGATTACAAAGGTCATGACGAAGTGGATTTAGTTGTTACGTTACATGCTTGCGATACGGCTACTGATGCGGCATTACTGAAGGCGATTCATTGGAATGCGAGTGTGATATTATCGGTTCCTTGCTGTCAGCATGAGCTGTTTCGGCAAATTTCTCAACCGGCATTAAAGCCATTGCTGAAGCATGGCCTGTTGAAGGAGAGATTTACTGCACTAGTGACCGATGCCGCGCGGGCTAATTTACTTGAAATCGCGGGGTATCGTACACAACTGCTAGAGTTTATCGACCTGGAGCATACACCGAAAAATATGTTGATTCGTGCAGTGAGAGGAAGCGGGAGTGCAAGTAATACAGAGCAAGTGAAGCAGGAGTATGAGGCATTCAAATCGTGGTTAAACATCTCTCCATTTATGGAGCAAGGGATAAAGCTGTAG
- a CDS encoding IS110 family transposase, which produces MEPVIGLDVAKGASVFQAFVKRNEVCGKSVTIRHTEEGFGRLGEVIRTLEEQTGNRAVVVLEATGHYHRIVIAYLERMEITHFIVNPLLSKRSKSAQLRKVKTDAADAWHLAEMYYRGDVKPHRTWNECYTELQHITRQHEFVTSLYVQAKLNMRALLDQVFPTYEGVFSDLFSATALTTLQMCLSDQTLEWDEAIRKQASKSRSASWICTKIEHLEFIYRQWKENKNSPTQMQMLKSMVSLLLSMQEQIEVIEDQIRQLAGELPEVELIKSIPGIGDKLAAAIISEIGDAQQFQDPKQLVAFAGLDPGVHSSGQFVATSSRITKRGSKRLRRALFLAVQCGLRRDANAKLKAYYDKKRKEGKPYKVTVIACANKLLHHIYAILKKGQPYQP; this is translated from the coding sequence ATGGAACCAGTTATCGGACTGGATGTGGCAAAAGGCGCGAGTGTATTTCAAGCGTTCGTGAAGCGTAATGAGGTGTGTGGAAAGTCGGTAACAATTCGGCATACCGAGGAAGGGTTCGGACGACTTGGCGAAGTGATACGCACGCTTGAGGAACAAACGGGTAACCGAGCGGTTGTGGTTTTGGAGGCAACAGGGCACTATCATCGCATCGTTATAGCCTATTTGGAGCGTATGGAAATTACGCACTTCATCGTTAATCCGCTATTATCTAAACGTTCGAAGAGCGCACAGTTACGTAAGGTGAAAACAGATGCAGCGGATGCCTGGCATTTGGCCGAAATGTATTACAGAGGGGACGTGAAGCCTCATCGAACCTGGAACGAGTGCTACACGGAGTTGCAACACATAACAAGGCAACACGAGTTCGTGACCTCACTGTACGTGCAAGCAAAGCTTAATATGCGTGCTTTATTAGATCAGGTATTCCCAACCTATGAGGGGGTGTTTTCGGATCTTTTCTCCGCGACAGCTCTCACTACGTTGCAGATGTGCTTATCCGATCAAACTTTAGAATGGGACGAAGCCATTCGTAAACAAGCGAGTAAATCTCGTTCTGCATCGTGGATCTGCACGAAAATTGAGCATCTAGAGTTTATTTATCGACAATGGAAAGAGAACAAGAATAGCCCTACTCAGATGCAGATGCTGAAAAGCATGGTGTCGTTGCTTCTTTCCATGCAGGAGCAAATCGAGGTGATCGAGGACCAGATAAGACAACTAGCCGGAGAACTACCGGAAGTGGAGTTAATAAAAAGTATTCCGGGCATAGGTGATAAGCTTGCTGCAGCCATTATTTCAGAAATTGGAGACGCGCAACAGTTCCAAGATCCGAAGCAACTCGTGGCGTTTGCGGGGCTAGATCCAGGTGTTCATAGTTCAGGTCAGTTTGTGGCCACAAGCAGTCGAATAACAAAACGGGGCTCCAAACGGCTTCGCCGGGCATTATTTCTAGCCGTACAATGTGGATTAAGACGTGACGCCAACGCGAAATTAAAAGCCTACTACGATAAGAAAAGAAAAGAGGGCAAGCCCTACAAGGTGACGGTGATTGCTTGCGCCAACAAGCTATTGCATCACATTTACGCCATCTTGAAGAAAGGCCAGCCCTACCAACCATAA
- a CDS encoding LacI family DNA-binding transcriptional regulator, translating to MKTTINDIARVANVAKSTVSKVINDAPSISDATKEKVRAIMKELQYTPSSIATQLARQSSMNIGFIMDFERKDDFLNPFFYSLLGGAESVTFEHQYELTISNLHNRNEDFLNRYVYSKKLDGMLVNPSALNRDIVQELERLKFPYVIVGQPKEDYGVTWVDIDNIAGGKLATEHLLEQGYCKIAFLGSNPIDVISGNRMLGYHNVITSLNKSSSEDNNQYVRLSIGNEENGFIMMNELLDLPIPPDAVICVNNFVAFGALRAALSRGLQVPQQLGILTFDNYPLAPYTTPALTALDIDTFNLGVLASQVLFKKIESKTLDKLSYTLKPELIIRESTRRK from the coding sequence ATGAAAACGACGATTAACGATATTGCAAGAGTCGCAAATGTAGCTAAATCAACGGTGTCCAAGGTCATTAACGACGCACCTTCTATCTCTGATGCAACTAAGGAGAAGGTTCGCGCGATTATGAAGGAGTTACAATATACACCAAGCAGCATCGCTACTCAGCTTGCACGTCAAAGCAGCATGAATATTGGGTTTATTATGGACTTCGAACGCAAGGATGACTTCCTAAATCCGTTCTTCTACAGCTTGCTTGGGGGGGCAGAAAGCGTCACGTTCGAGCATCAATATGAATTAACGATTTCGAACTTGCATAATCGCAATGAAGATTTCTTGAACCGGTACGTGTATAGTAAAAAGCTCGATGGAATGCTAGTAAACCCGTCTGCTCTCAATCGAGATATCGTCCAAGAGCTAGAGAGATTGAAATTCCCCTATGTTATTGTTGGTCAACCGAAGGAAGATTACGGGGTCACATGGGTCGATATCGACAACATTGCTGGCGGTAAGCTAGCTACAGAACATCTACTCGAACAGGGCTACTGTAAAATTGCCTTTCTAGGGAGTAACCCAATCGATGTCATTTCAGGTAATCGGATGCTTGGATATCATAACGTTATTACCTCTTTGAATAAGTCTAGCTCTGAAGATAACAATCAATATGTGCGTTTGTCGATTGGTAATGAAGAGAACGGATTTATCATGATGAATGAACTGCTTGATTTACCTATACCCCCTGATGCAGTCATCTGTGTGAATAACTTCGTCGCATTCGGTGCGTTAAGAGCTGCGCTAAGTCGTGGCCTTCAAGTGCCACAACAGCTTGGCATCCTTACCTTCGACAACTATCCATTAGCGCCTTACACGACACCTGCGCTAACGGCTCTAGACATAGACACATTCAATCTTGGCGTACTTGCTTCGCAAGTTCTTTTCAAGAAGATCGAATCAAAAACACTTGATAAGCTGTCATACACTTTAAAGCCGGAGTTAATTATTCGCGAATCTACTCGGCGCAAATAA